GCAGCCACAGCACCAGCTCCTGCTCGGCGCGGCCGGGATCGACCGGGTGCGGCAGGTCAGCCAGGCGTGCGGCCAGCTTGGCGCGCTGACCGTCGCGAATGGCCGGAATCAGCGTGCGGACTTCGGTGGCGATGCGTTCGATGCCGTCCACGCGCTCGCTGATGGCCGCGGACAACTTGCCGCCTTCACGCTCACGGGCCTCGACGAAGCCGTCCAGCACCTGGTCCAGCAGGGCCAGTGCCTCGACCTGCAGGGCGGCGGCATCCGTGGCCTCGCCGCGGGTCACGCCCGGCAGCTGCAGCAGGTCGGTGAAGCTGACCTGCAGGTTCGGGAAATCGGAGGTCAGGCGGTGGGCCAGGCGGCCCAGCTGGCCCAGCAAGGCCTCGTCCACCTGCAGGTTGGCGGCCGCTTCCGGCGCGCGCAGGCGCATCACCAGATCCAGCTTGCCGCGGCTCAGGCGCGCGGCGATGCGCTCGCGCAGCTGCGGTTCGAGCGCCCGCAGTTCCTCGGGCAGGCGGGTGCCGACCTCCAGGAAGCGGTGATTGACCGAGCGCAGCTCGCAGCCCAGCGTGCCCCACGGGGTGACCCGCTCGCCGCCGGCATAGGCGGTCATGCTTCGAATCATGGATTGTGTCCGGTGCGTGCAAAGGGGGAATGGTACCCTAGCGCCCTCACCAGAGCCCCCTTGCCCGCCCCGTGAAGGCTGCGGGCGTGGCGGCGTACTCCCTTGCCATTACGGAACCCGCACCATGTCCGATTCCCGCCCCAGCGGCCGCCAGCCCGACCAGCTCCGCCCGGTCGTCATCCAACGCGGCTTCACCCGCCATGCCGAAGGTTCGGTGCTGGTGTGCTTCGGTGAAACCCGCGTGCTGTGCACCGCCAGCGTCGAGAACCGCGTGCCGGGCTTCCTGCGCGGCAAGGGCGAGGGCTGGGTGACCGCCGAATACGGCATGCTGCCGCGCGCCACCCACACCCGCAGCGACCGTGAAGCGGCCCGTGGCAAGCAGGGCGGCCGCACGCTGGAGATCCAGCGCCTGATCGGCCGCAGCCTGCGTGCCTGCGTGGACCGCAACGCGCTGGGCGAACGCACCATCACCCTCGACTGCGATGTGCTGCAGGCCGACGGTGGCACCCGCACCGCCGCCATCACCGGCGCCTACGTGGCCCTGGTCGATGCGGTGAACGTGCTGATGAAGCGCGGCGACATCAAGCGCAACCCGATCCTGGGCGCAGTGGCCGCGGTGTCGGTAGGCGTGTACCGCGGCACCCCGGTGCTGGACCTGGACTACGCCGAAGACAGCGACTGCGACACCGACATGAACGTGGTGATGAACGACGGTGGTGGCTTCATCGAGCTGCAGGGCACCGCCGAAGGGCACGCCTTCCGTCGCGATGAACTGGACGCGCTGCTGGGCCTGGCCGAGAAGGGCGTGGCCGAACTGCTGGCCGCGCAACAGGCGGCGCTGTCGGCATGAACCGGCGCCTTGCCCTGACCACCCTGGTGGTGGCCGACTATGACGAAGCCATTGCCTGGTACACCGGCAAGCTCGGCTTTGCACTGTTGGAGGACATCGACCAGGGCCACAAGCGCTGGGTGGTGGTGGGCCCGACCGACGGCAGCGCCGCCGCCCTGCTGCTGGCCCGTGCCAGCGACGAGGAACAGCGCAGCCGCATCGGCAACCAGACCGGTGGCCGCGTCGCCTTCTTCCTCAACACCGACGACTTCCACCGCGACCACGCGGCGATGCTGGCCACCGGCGTCGAGTTCCTGGAAGCGCCGCGCGAAGAGCCCTATGCAACGGTCGCGGTGTTCCGCGATCTGTATGGCAACACCTGGGACCTGCTGGAGCCCCGCCAATGAAGAAACTGGTACTGGCCAGCCACAACGCCGGCAAGCTGGTGGAGATGCAGGAGATCCTCGCCGACCTGCCACTGCAGATCACCTCGGCCGCCGAACTGGGCCTGGGCGATGTGGAAGAGACCGGCCTGACCTTCGTCGAGAACGCGCTGCTGAAGGCACGCGCAGCCTGCGAAGCGACCGGCCTGCCGGCGCTGGCCGATGATTCGGGCCTGATCGTCGATGCCCTCGGCGGCGCGCCGGGCCTGTACAGCGCGCGCTATGCCGGCCACCCGACCAACGCCGCGGCCAACAACGCCAAACTGCTGGAGGCGATGGCCGACATCCCCGATGGCCAGCGTAGCGCCCGCTTCTATGCGGTGATCGTGCTGCTGCGCCACGCTACCGACCCGCAGCCGCTGATCTGCGAAGGCCGCTGGGAAGGGCAGATCATCCGCGAACTGCGTGGCACCAATGGTTTCGGCTACAACCCGGTGTTCCTGGACACCACCCACGGCCTGACCGCCGCGGAAATGGAGCCGGCGCTGAAGAACGCCATCAGCCACCGTGCCATTGCCCTGCAGCAGCTCAAGCAGCAGCTGGCGACGCTGTACTGACGCCACCCGATCGAACCAGGGAAGCCGGCCAGCGGCCGGCACTACCAATGAAGCCCATGCCGCACGCCCACGACCACTGCAACCACCTGCCCGGCGAAGCCTGCTCCGCTGACCACGACAGCCCGCCGCGACTGGTGCCACCACCGCTGTCGCTGTACGTGCACCTGCCGTGGTGCGTGCGCAAATGCCCGTACTGCGATTTCAATTCGCACCAGGCCAAGGGCGAGCTGCCGTTCGATGCCTACATCGACGCCCTGCTGCGCGACCTGGACCAGGACCTGCCGCTGGTCTGGGGCCGGGTGGTGCACAGCGTGTTCTTCGGCGGCGGTACCCCCAGCCTGTTCCCGCCGGAAGCGATCGACCGCTTCCTGCAGCAGGCCAGTGCGCGCCTGCGCTTCGCACCCAATGCCGAAATCACCCTGGAAACCAACCCGGGCACGGCCGAGCATGGCCGTTTCGACCGCTACCGCGCGGCCGGCGTGAACCGCCTCAGCTTCGGCATCCAGAGTTTCGACGACGCCATGCTCAAGCGCCTGGGCCGCATCCACGACAGTGGCGAAGCCGAGCGCGCGGTGAAGATGGCGCAGGACGCGGGCTACGACAACTTCAACATCGACCTGATGTACGCGCTGCCGGAACAGACCCTGGCCGGTGCCGAGGCTGATCTGGAACGTGCGTTCGCGCTGCAGCCTGCGCACATCTCGCACTACCAGCTGACCCTGGAACCGAACACGGTGTTCTTCGCGCGGCCGCCGCAGGGCATTCCCGATGAAGACAACGCCTGGGACATGCAGGAACATTGCCAGGCGCTGCTGGCGCAGGCCGGTTTCGGCCAGTACGAGGTCAGCGCCTACGCGCGCCCCGGCCGGCAGAGTGCGCACAACCTGAACTACTGGCGTTTCGGCGATTACCTGGGCATCGGTGCCGGCGCGCACGGCAAGATCAGCTCGGGCGCCGAGGAACACGTGCTGCGCCGCTGGAAGCTGAAGCACCCGCAGGCCTACCTGGACAGCGCCGGCACTCCGGCCTCGTTCGGTGGCGACGACGTGATCGCAGCCGAACGCCTGCCGTTCGAGTACATGCTCAACCTGCTGCGCCTGCACGAAGGTTTCGGCCTGCGCGATTTCGAGTCGCGCACGGGGCTGTCGCGCAGCGTGCTGGACGCACCGCTGGCCGAGGCCGTGCAGCGCGGCTGGCTGGAAGTCACGGATGGGCATGTGCAGCCGACCGAGCTGGGCCGCCGATTCACCAACGACGTGGTAAGCCTGTTCCTGGAAGATTGATCCTCGCGTGACAGAGGGTCGTGCCGGCCGCTGGCCGGCAATCCGGTAAAGACAGCGCTGCCGGCCAGCGGACGGCACTACCGTTCATCCGCCGGGCATGACCGGACGAACTGCACGCGCATTCACCCTAAAGTAGCGCTGACCGCGGCCGACACGGTAGATTCACAAGATCGATCCGCGGGAATCCGGGTACCGCTCGCCGATGTCAGCTGTCTTTTCCATTACCTCTGCCGACAAAGCCCGTCTGGCCGCCAGCGACCTGCCTCCGCGGGTGCGTGAGCTGCTGGGCGCGTTGATCGGCCTGTGCCGGCAAACGCTGGCCGCGCCGCTGATCCTGACCGTTGAAGCGCTGGAGCAGACGCTGCTGCACGACGCCGACCGCGCACGCAATCCGATGCAGCAGGCAGATCTGATGGCCCAGCGGGGCCAGCTGCATGCCTTCGCCGGCCATTTCGCCGACCGCATGCTCGATGCCGTGGCCGAAGCACTGGCGGGCCTGCGCGAGCCGTCCACCACCACCGCTGCCCATGCCACGCCGCCGCCCTTGCCGGGCATGCTGGGCCTGTCGCTGGTCGATGAGCGCGAGGTGGATCGCGACCTGCTGCTGACCGAGATGGTCCGGCGCGAGACCCTGCGCTCAACCAATACGTTGAACCTGCTGGGCCAGCGCCTGGGTGTGCTCGCAGCGGCGCCGGCGTTCGAGGCCGATACCCTGCCACTGGCACCGCAGGCCCTGTGCGCGATGGTGCGCCGGATCGCCGAACAGGACACCCTCGGCGTGGAGGTGCAGCTTGCGCTGTACCGCAGCTTCGAGCGGCAGGTACTGGAGCGCCTGGGTGACATCCTGGACCGCGCCAACGCGCTGCTGGCCCAGCACGGTGTGCTGCCGGGCCTGGTCTACACCCCCTACCTGGCACGCTCGTCGAGCACGCGGAGGATCCTCACCCAATCGGTGGGTGGCGGCCGCGCAACGCAGCCTGCCAAACGTACCGCCGCGCCATTGACCGGCTGGAACGGCTCCGCCCCCGCCGGTTCCTGGTCGAACCTGGTGCAGGATGCCTTCAACGATACAGGCAGCGCGGGTCCCGCCGCCCCTGGCGTGACCACGTCCACCAGCAGTGCGCTGCACGAACTGCTGCAGCAGGCCCGCCATGCCACGACGGTCCCTGCAGATACTGCGGCCGTGCCCAGCGCAGCGGTCGATGCGGTCCTTGCACGCCTGCAGGCCCAGTCCAGCGCGGCCACCGGTGTTGCCGACCTGCAGGCTGCCGTGGTCGCGCAGCTGCGCAGCGAGCACGGCGCTACTGCCGAGCTGGGCAGCCACGACCGTGACAATCTTGACCTGCTGCGCATGCTGATGCAGCAGGTACAGCAGCAGCAACGCCCCGATCCGGTGCCTGCCGCGCTGCTCGCCCGCCTGCAGGTGCCGCTGGCGCGCGCGGCGATGGCCGACCCCGGTTTCTTCGTGCGCGACGAACACCCCGCACGCGAACTGCTCAACCAGATTGCCGAAGTCGGCGCCAACTGGCTGGGTGACGATGATGTGGATCCGCAGCTGCTGCAGCGCATGGCGCAGAGCGTGCAGGGCCTGCTGGGCCAGGACGCGCGCTCGCCCGAGGCCTTCGCCACCGCCAACGAAGACGTGCAGCAGCACCAGCGCGCGGCGGCCCATCGCGCCGAATTGGCCGAGCGCCGCCACGTCGAGGCCGCACGCGGCAAGGAACGACTGGAACTGGCACGTCGCCAGGCCAATGCACAGATCGACCAGTGCTGTGACGCACAGGAGCCGCCGCGCTTCGTGCAGACCCTGCTGCGCCAGGCCTGGGCCGATGCACTCACCCTCACCCGCCTGCGCCACGGCGACGATTCACCGCAATGGCAGGAGCGCCTCCACCAGACCGAGCGCATCGCCGCGGTAACCGCGCAGGCCGTCGATGCCCCCGGCGGTACCGATGCCTCGCTGGCCAGCGATGTCGAGTCCGCGCTGGTGCAGGTCGGCTATCACGCCGAGGAAGCCGCCGCCGTTGCGCGCCGCCTGGCCACGCCCGGCGGCGAGGACGAAAGCACCTCGCGCACTGAACTCAGTGCACGGCTGAAGGCGCGTGCACGGCTGGGCGAACATGCCGCCAGCGGCAGCGGCCCCGCGTCGCTGGCACCGCGCAGCAGCGCCGAAGAGGCCGCCTACCAGCAGCTGGGCACCCTGCCCTTCGGCAGCTGGTTCGACATCGACAACGGCGATGGCAGCCTGCGCCGGCAGCGCCTGTCCTGGTACAGCCTGCTGACCGGCCACGCCCTGTTCGTCAATCCGCGCGGGCAGAAGGTCGCCGATACCGACCTCGACACGCTCGCCCGGCAGATCAGCGCCGGACGCGCGCAGCTGGTCACCGAAGACAAGGGCCGGCTGGTCGATCGCGCGTGGCAGGCCAGCCTCGGTGCGCTGCGCGCGCTGGCCGGCGGCCGTTCCAGGGAGACCTCCGTTTGAACACCCAACCACCGCAGGACACCCGCCGCGCACCGCGCCGCCAGGTTTCGGACCTGGTGCCGGTGACCGACCAGATGCGCGAAAGCGTGGTGGGCCGGCTCGGTAATGTCTCCGAGACCGGCATGCTGATGCTGGCCAGCACGCCGCTGCGCGAGGACGCGCTGTACCAGTTCCGCTTCCCGTTGCCGATGGGCGACGGCCGCCACGAGGCCATCGACGTGGGCGTGCACCTGCTGTGGAGCGAACCGGCGCATGTGCCGGGCCAGAGCTGGACCGGCTTCCGTTTTCTCACCCTGTCGCGCGAACATCGGCAGCTGCTGCGCAAGTGGGTGGGCGAAGACAGCGACGAGGGACCGGTTTCGACGGCCTGAGTGCCGGTTCCAGCACAGCGGTTTTTCCCGGTATGCGGCAGAATCTAGGGCCGTTTTCCGTGTCGAGCCACCGCAATGATCCAGCAAGACCCCGGCGCCCTGTATCCCGACCACCTGGCCGTGCTGTGCCGACGTGCCGAACAGGCGCTGGCCCGCGGCGGCTTCGATCACCTGGTGGTGCCCAGCGGCACCCTGCACTACCAGGTGTTCGACGATCGCGATTACCCGTACGCGGTCAATCCGCAGTTCAAGGCCTGGCTGCCGCTGACCCGCGTGCCCAACAGCTGGATCGTGTTCACCCCCGGCAAGCGCCCGGCGGTGATCTTCCACCAGCCCTTCGATTACTGGCACGTGGTGCCGGACGCACCGAGTGGCTGGTGGGTGGAGCACTTCGACATCCACATCATCCGCAAGCCCGAGGAGGCGCTTGCCCTGCTGCCGGCAGACCCGTCGCGCTGCGCGATCCTCGGCGAACCGCAGAGCACGCTGGGCAGCTACGTGCCGAACAACCCGGCACCGGTGGTGAACTACCTGGAATGGCACCGCGGCAGCAAGACGCCGTATGAAATCGCGCTGATGCGCCAGGCGCAGGTGCTGGGCGTGCGCGGCCACCGCGCCGCCGAAGCCGCGTTCCGCAACGGCGCCGACGAGTTCAGCATCCACATGGCGTACTGCCAAGCGGTGGGCCAGGACGCCAACGAGCTGCCCTACGGCAACATCGTGGCGCTGAATGAACATGCCGCCGTGCTGCATTACACCGAGCTGGGCCGCAAGGCACCGCAGCCGCTGCGCAGCTTCCTGATCGATGCCGGCGCCAGCGCGCACGGCTATGCCAGCGACATCACCCGCACCTACGCCGCGCAGGGCCACGACGAATTCGCAGCGATGATCGCCGCCGTCGACGCCGCCCAGCAGCAGATGTGCGCGGCGGTGCGCCCGGGCTTCGACTACAAGCAGCTGCACGTGGACGCACATCTTTCACTGATGGGCGTACTGAAGGACTTCGGCGTGATCAAAGTGTCGCCGCAGACCGCAGTTGAAACCGGCGTCAGCGCCGCGTTCTTCCCGCACGGCATCGGCCACCTGATCGGCCTGCAGGTGCACGACGTGGCCGGTTTCGCAGCCAGCGACGAGGGTGGCCGCATCGAGCGCCCGGCGGGCCATCCGTACCTGCGCCTGACCCGCGTACTGGAACCGGGCATGGTGGTGACCATCGAACCGGGCCTGTACTTCATCGACATGCTGTTGAACGAAGTGAAGGACGCCGGCCAGGGCGATGCGATCAACTGGGACCGCGTGGACTTCTTCCGTCCGTATGGCGGCATCCGCATCGAAGACGAGGTGCTGTGCACCGAGGGCGAAGCGGACAACCTGACGCGGCCGGAGTTTGCGGCGGCCAACGGCTGAGCCCCTCGTGGTTGGCCGCTTGGAGCAAAAGCCGCGCTTGGCGGTGCGGGTGGGCCATGCAGGGGACGCTGCAAGTACGTCCCTGTAAGCTCGATGGCGCCATCCATGGCGCCAACGCCCCTGCATGGCCCACCCGCCCCACCTTTGACAGTTTCCTGCGCGCGTCCAACCACGGAAAAGAAAAAGGAAAAGCAAAAGCGGGTCGCTCGCTGCGCTCGCTCCGTGTCGACCAAGGTCGACACCTACCAACAGCCGCAGCAGCCAGTAGATCCACGCCATGCGTGGATGATTCATTCGATATCTGACAGATGTGCCGACCAACGGTCGGCACCCACCAACAGCCGCAGGAACCTGTCAGATGTGGGGCGGTGTGGGTGGGCAGGACCGTTGGCGCCATGGATGGCGCCATCGAGCCCCCATGGATGGGTTTACGGCGTGTCCTGACCACCCACACCGCCCCGCCATCCCACGGAATGCCGCTCTTGCTTTCGCCGTTGCCGTTGCATTGAGCAGGTGCAGGGCTGCAAGCCCTGCAGAAAAGCCCCTTACCCCGCCATTACCGCTTCGATCTCGTCGGCGCTGCGCGCCAGGCCTTCGGTCAGCACGCGATGGCCGTCATCGGTGATCAGCACGTCATCCTCGGTACGGATGCCGATACCGCGCCAGCGCGGTTCCACCGTCGTATCGTCCACGCCGACATACAGCCCCGGCTCGATGGTGAACGCCATGCCCGGCTCCAGCAGGCGCGAATCGCCCGCCAGGCGGTAATCGCCCACATCGTGCACGTCCAGCCCGATCCAGTGCCCGGTCTTGTGCCGGTAGAAACGCTGGTACTGGCCTTCGGACAGGTTCTTTTCCAGCGTGCCCTTCAGCAGGCCCAGCCGCAGCAGGCCCTCGGTCAGGGTCTGCACCGCCGCCAGGTGGCCGGCCTCGTACGGCACGCCCGGCTTGGCCTGGGCCAGCGCCGCAGCCTGCGCATCGCCGACCAGGTCGTGCAGCGCGCGCTGCTCGGCACTGAAGCGGCCATTCACCGGGAAGGTGCGGGTGATGTCGCTGGCATAGCCGCGATATTCCGCGCCGGCATCGATCAGCACCAGCTCGCCGTCACGCGAACGTGCGTTATTGTCGCGGTAATGCAGGATGCAGCCGTTGCGGCCCGCACCGACGATGCTGCAGTAGGCCGGCACGGCATCGTTGGCGCGGAACACGCGTTCCAGTTCGGCCTGCAGTTCGTATTCGTGGATGCCGGCCTTCGCCACTTTCATCGCCGCCAGATGTGCGCGCACACTGATCTGCGCGGCGTGGTGCATCAGCGCCACTTCCGCGCCGGACTTGAACAGGCGCTGCTCGTGCAGCAGGTGGCCCAGCTCCAGGAACTCATGCGGCGGCTGCGCACCGTGGCGCACCTGCGAACGCACGCGGTTGACCCAGCCGATCAGCTTCAGGTCGAAATCGGCGTCACGGCCGAAGTGGTAGTAGACGCGCGAACGCCCTTCCAGCAGGCCCGGCAGGATGTCGTCCAGATCGTCGATCGGGTACGCATCGTCCATGCCGTACTGCGCCACCGCGCCTTCCTGGCCGGCGCGGCTCCCGTCCCAGGCCTCACGCTCGGCATCGCGCTCGCGGCAGAACAGGATGGCCTCGCCGTGGCGTCGCCCCGGGATCAGCACCAGCACTGCTTCCGGCTCCGGGAAGCCGCTCAGGTACTGGAAGTCCGAATCCTGGCGGAACGGGTAATGGGTATCGAGGCTGCGCACCTTCTCGGCCGCGGCCGGCAGCACGAGGATCGCGTCCTCGCCGGCCATGTCCATCAGCTGGCGGCGGCGACGCTTGTATTCGCCGGCCGCGATGCCGGTGCGCTGCTTGATATCCATCAGTTCAGGCGCTGCCGATGGCGCGAGGCCAGCACCACGTCACCGTGCAGCAGCAGTACCGCCACGCGGATGAATTCCTCGATCTCCGAGAGGGCTTCGTCGTCATCATCTCCACCGGCTTCGAAATCCTCGCTGGAGGCACGGGCCAGGCTGGCCATGTCGGTCAGCGCTTCTTCGCCCTCTTCGGACAGGGTCGGGCGACGGCCGCCGCTGCCCAGGCCGAAGCCGCCCAGGAAGGAACGGGTCCAGCTGAACATGGCATCGGCCTGCGCGGACACGTCGTCAGTGTCGGTCAGCAGCAGCTCGAAGGCGAAGTCGCGGTCTTCCAGCTGCTTGATGGTGGCCTGCAGCAGCTGCCCCAGCACGCTGTCGGCGGCCACCGGCGGCAGGTTGTCGTCGGCCAGCACGCGCGCCGGCCAGTCATTGCCGGGGGCGCCGCCGGCGGCCAGCCAGCCACACAGCGCGCCGTGCAGCTCGGCAGCGGTGGCGCCCAGGCCCAGCTCCTGGCTGGCGCGGGTAACGTCGTCGACGGAGGGAAGTTCGGTCATCGTGCGGCTCGTTCGGAATAAGGAAACCGGGGCGCACACGCGCGCCCGTGAGACCCCGTAGTGTAGCAACCCGACGGCATCCTCTCTGCGGCCGTCAGGCCTTGCTGCGACAACGCTTGACCGCCCTTACCCGGCTTGCCTATCGTGCCTGCATGGAACCCGCCGACCCCCTTGCCCAGCTGCAGGACTTCGCCGCCCGCGTGGAAGCGTTGCTTGAACGCAACCAGCGCTTGGCCGAGGAGAACCGCAGCCTGCGCCACCAGCAGGAACAGCTGGTGGCCGAGCGTTCCACGCTGCTGGCCAAGAATGAGCAGGCGCGCTCGCGGGTGGAAGCAATGATCAGCCGGCTCAAATCCCTGGAGCAGCACACATGAGCGCCGAACCGGTCAGTGTCCGCATCCTCGATCGTGAATACACCGTGGGTGTCGGCGGCGACGAACGCGACAGCCTGATGGCTGCTGCGCGCCTGCTCGATGCGCGCATGCGCGAGATCCGCGGCAGCAACCGCATGGCCGCCGTGGACCGCGTCGCCGTGCTGGCCGCGCTGAACCTGGCCCATGAACTGCAGCTGCTGCGCGACGAGAACGCCCGCCAGGCAGTGGCACTGCAGCAGACGCTGGCCGACCTGAACCGGCGCCTGGACCGCGCGATCGACGGCACCCCATAGAAAAAGGGGACGGAGGGAATTAAGGCGCATTCGCCCCTTCCGTGCTGGAAACGCCTTAATTCCCTCCGTCCCCTTTTCGCGTATCTGAATTGGCACGGACTGTTGCCGACGAACGGCCTATCCAGATCGTGCGTGCTGGCTATAATGGCCACGCGTTCTCTGCGGTACTCGACGGCATGTGCAAACATTCGCCTTGTCCCTTAAGAACGACACCGGGAGCGCGACAGCGCCGGGAGTGCAGGTCCGCCTTGTAGCGGGAAGCCCGATGGTTCTCCAGCGTTCCCACTTGAGCCCCCGGGTTCAAGGTCGTTTCGCATGCATCGACATTGCGGAGAATGCAATATTCCAGCAAGGGCGGCGTCTTCGGGCGTCGCCCTTGTTCTTTCCGGCACAATAACGGCTGATCCTCGCCGCTCGCTGCCATGACCGACCCGCGCCAGGCCCTGCGCCACGACCTGCGGCAACGCCGCCGTGACCTTTCCGCCGGTGAGCGTATCGCCGCCGCCGAATCGCTTGCCGATGCCCTGCTCGCCCTGCCGTTCGCCCCGCGCGAAGGCGCCGTGGCCGGCTACTGGGCGCTGGATGGCGAAATCGCCCTGCACCGCTGGCAGCTGCAGCTGCCCGAAGGGCTCACCTACTGCCTGCCGGTACTGGCGGGTGACGTGCTGCGCTTCGCACCGTGGCGCCCCGGGCAGCCGCTGACCAGCAACCGCTATGGCATTCCCGAGCCGGACGTGGCGATGGAAGACACCCTGGAACCGGCGCAGATGGCGCTGGTAGTGACCCCGCTGGTGGGTTTCGACACACAGTGCCGGCGGCTGGGCATGGGGGGCGGCTGGTATGATCGCAGCTTCGCCTTCCGCCACGACCGGCCGGCGCCGCCCTGGCTGGTCGGTGCTGCATTCGCGGTGCAGCAGGTCGAGTCCTTGCCGGTGGCGTCGTGGGACGTGCCGGTGGATGCGATCTGCACCGAAGACGGCACCCTGTTCCCCTCCGCTGCCCCCGTGAACGCATGACCGCCCGCAAGCGCTACTGGCTGATGAAGTCCGAACCGGACGCCTTCTCCATCGATGACCTCGCCAAGGTCAAGGTCGAACCCTGGAACGGGGTGCGCAACTACCAGGCGCGCAACTTCATGCGCGATGGCATGCAGGTCGGCGACGGCATCCTGTTCTACCACTCCAATACCAAGGTGCCCGGCATCGTCGGCCTGGCCACGGTCGCCAGCCCGGCCTACCCGGACGATACCCAGTTCGATCCCGAATCCGACTACCACGACCCCAAGAGCACGCGCGAGAACCCGCGCTGGATGCTGGTGGACGTGGGCTTCGACCGCAAGCTCAAGCAGGTGATCGCGCTGGACGAGATCAAGCTGCACGCCGAGGAGCTCGGTGAAGGCTTCCCGCTGGTTGCCAAGGGCAACCGCCTGTCGGTGTTCCCGGTGACCGCCGCGCAGTGGAAGCTGCTGCTGTCGCTGGAAAAGAAATCCTGATTCCCTGCCTGAGAGTTCTCCCATGTCCGAAGCCAAGCGCCTGGCCGCCGAGAAAGCCATCGAGTACGTTGAAGACGGCATGATCGTCGGTGTCGGCACCGGTTCCACCGTGGCCTATTTCATCGATGCCCTGGCCCGCATCCAGCACCGC
The sequence above is a segment of the Stenotrophomonas maltophilia genome. Coding sequences within it:
- a CDS encoding aminopeptidase P N-terminal domain-containing protein, with the translated sequence MKQRTGIAAGEYKRRRRQLMDMAGEDAILVLPAAAEKVRSLDTHYPFRQDSDFQYLSGFPEPEAVLVLIPGRRHGEAILFCRERDAEREAWDGSRAGQEGAVAQYGMDDAYPIDDLDDILPGLLEGRSRVYYHFGRDADFDLKLIGWVNRVRSQVRHGAQPPHEFLELGHLLHEQRLFKSGAEVALMHHAAQISVRAHLAAMKVAKAGIHEYELQAELERVFRANDAVPAYCSIVGAGRNGCILHYRDNNARSRDGELVLIDAGAEYRGYASDITRTFPVNGRFSAEQRALHDLVGDAQAAALAQAKPGVPYEAGHLAAVQTLTEGLLRLGLLKGTLEKNLSEGQYQRFYRHKTGHWIGLDVHDVGDYRLAGDSRLLEPGMAFTIEPGLYVGVDDTTVEPRWRGIGIRTEDDVLITDDGHRVLTEGLARSADEIEAVMAG
- a CDS encoding YecA family protein — its product is MTELPSVDDVTRASQELGLGATAAELHGALCGWLAAGGAPGNDWPARVLADDNLPPVAADSVLGQLLQATIKQLEDRDFAFELLLTDTDDVSAQADAMFSWTRSFLGGFGLGSGGRRPTLSEEGEEALTDMASLARASSEDFEAGGDDDDEALSEIEEFIRVAVLLLHGDVVLASRHRQRLN
- a CDS encoding EVE domain-containing protein yields the protein MTARKRYWLMKSEPDAFSIDDLAKVKVEPWNGVRNYQARNFMRDGMQVGDGILFYHSNTKVPGIVGLATVASPAYPDDTQFDPESDYHDPKSTRENPRWMLVDVGFDRKLKQVIALDEIKLHAEELGEGFPLVAKGNRLSVFPVTAAQWKLLLSLEKKS
- a CDS encoding 5-formyltetrahydrofolate cyclo-ligase, which encodes MTDPRQALRHDLRQRRRDLSAGERIAAAESLADALLALPFAPREGAVAGYWALDGEIALHRWQLQLPEGLTYCLPVLAGDVLRFAPWRPGQPLTSNRYGIPEPDVAMEDTLEPAQMALVVTPLVGFDTQCRRLGMGGGWYDRSFAFRHDRPAPPWLVGAAFAVQQVESLPVASWDVPVDAICTEDGTLFPSAAPVNA
- a CDS encoding TIGR02449 family protein — encoded protein: MEPADPLAQLQDFAARVEALLERNQRLAEENRSLRHQQEQLVAERSTLLAKNEQARSRVEAMISRLKSLEQHT
- a CDS encoding cell division protein ZapA — encoded protein: MSAEPVSVRILDREYTVGVGGDERDSLMAAARLLDARMREIRGSNRMAAVDRVAVLAALNLAHELQLLRDENARQAVALQQTLADLNRRLDRAIDGTP